Proteins encoded by one window of Halomonas sp. SH5A2:
- the preA gene encoding NAD-dependent dihydropyrimidine dehydrogenase subunit PreA, whose protein sequence is MNTTPFTPHAFPGKKNSGGSVVNGVDLTVNFAGIKAPNPFWLASAPPTDKAYNVVRAYEAGWGGVVWKTLGEEPPAVNVSSRYSAHYGKNREVIGFNNIELITDRSLEINLKEITQVKKDWPDRALIVSIMVPCNEEAWAYILPLVEASGADGIELNLGCPHGMPERGMGAAVGQNPDLIEKVTYWCKKHYSKPVIVKLTPNITDIRAGSQAALRGGADAVSLINTINSITSIDLDNMVAKPTVGHQSTHGGYCGSAVKPIAMNMVAEIARDPATPTLPISGIGGISTWRDAAEFIALGAGSVQVCTAAMLNGFRIVEEMKDGLSRWMAEKGYDSIEAFSRKAIPQTTDWKHLDINFKTIAKIDQDLCIECGRCYIACEDTSHQSIAKLTEQDGARRYEVIEEECVGCNLCQITCPVENCITMVPQETGQPFLAWDNDPRNPFRVAS, encoded by the coding sequence ATGAACACGACACCTTTCACTCCCCACGCGTTTCCAGGCAAGAAAAACAGCGGCGGCAGCGTGGTCAACGGCGTTGATCTGACGGTGAACTTTGCCGGTATCAAAGCCCCCAACCCGTTCTGGCTGGCCTCGGCGCCGCCCACCGATAAAGCGTATAACGTGGTGCGCGCCTATGAAGCGGGCTGGGGCGGTGTGGTGTGGAAAACCCTCGGCGAAGAGCCGCCCGCGGTGAACGTTTCTTCGCGCTATTCAGCCCACTACGGTAAAAACCGCGAGGTGATTGGCTTTAATAACATCGAGCTGATTACCGACCGTTCGCTTGAGATCAACCTGAAAGAAATCACCCAGGTGAAGAAGGATTGGCCGGACCGTGCGCTGATCGTCTCCATCATGGTGCCCTGCAATGAAGAAGCCTGGGCGTATATTCTGCCACTGGTGGAAGCCTCCGGCGCGGACGGCATCGAGCTTAACCTGGGCTGCCCCCACGGCATGCCCGAGCGCGGCATGGGTGCGGCGGTAGGCCAAAACCCTGACCTGATAGAAAAAGTCACCTACTGGTGCAAGAAGCACTACTCGAAACCGGTGATTGTCAAACTCACACCCAACATTACCGATATCCGTGCGGGCTCCCAGGCGGCGCTGCGCGGCGGCGCCGATGCGGTATCGCTGATCAACACCATCAACTCGATCACCAGTATCGACCTGGACAATATGGTCGCCAAGCCCACCGTGGGCCACCAGAGCACCCACGGCGGCTACTGCGGCAGCGCCGTGAAACCCATTGCCATGAACATGGTGGCGGAAATCGCCCGTGACCCAGCGACGCCAACGCTGCCGATTTCCGGTATCGGTGGTATTTCCACCTGGCGGGATGCGGCGGAATTTATCGCACTCGGCGCAGGTAGCGTGCAGGTGTGTACCGCGGCGATGCTCAACGGCTTCCGCATTGTGGAAGAGATGAAGGACGGCCTTTCCCGCTGGATGGCGGAAAAAGGCTACGACTCGATTGAGGCGTTTTCGCGCAAGGCGATACCGCAAACCACCGACTGGAAGCACCTGGATATCAACTTCAAGACCATCGCCAAGATCGACCAGGACCTCTGCATCGAGTGCGGCCGCTGCTACATCGCCTGCGAGGACACATCCCACCAGTCGATCGCCAAGCTCACCGAGCAGGACGGCGCGCGCCGCTACGAAGTGATCGAAGAGGAATGCGTGGGCTGTAACCTCTGCCAGATCACCTGCCCGGTGGAGAACTGCATCACCATGGTGCCCCAGGAAACCGGCCAACCCTTCCTGGCCTGGGATAACGACCCGCGTAACCCTTTCCGAGTCGCCTCTTGA
- the hydA gene encoding dihydropyrimidinase: MSLLIKGGTVVTNTDTYRADVLCVEGKIQAIGTNLDVPADCEIVDASDQLVMPGGIDPHTHMQLPFMGTVASEDFYTGTAAALAGGTTSIIDFVIPQPGQSLLEAFETWQGWAEKAATDFAFHVAITWWDDSVREEMGTLVHEHGVNSFKHFMAYKGAIMATDDILVESFSRCLELGAVPTVHAENGELVYHMQQKLLAQGLTGPEAHPLSRPPQVEGEAASRAIRIASTLGSPIYLVHVSTKDAVDEIAYARDQGHQVYGECLAGHLMIDDSVYQDTDWGRAAAHVMSPPFRPKGHQEALWHGLQAGNLQTTATDHCCFCADQKAAGKDDFTKIPNGTAGVEDRLAVLWDEGVNTGKLSPQEFVALTSTNTAKIFNLYPRKGAIQVGADADIVVWDPNGTRTISAKTHHQNVDFNIFEGKKVRGIARHTISQGKWVWRDGDLRAERGAGRYLERPAYPGMFELLAKRAELNAPVAVKR; encoded by the coding sequence ATGAGCCTATTGATCAAGGGCGGCACTGTCGTCACCAATACCGATACCTACCGCGCCGACGTGTTGTGTGTGGAGGGTAAAATCCAAGCCATCGGCACCAATCTGGACGTTCCCGCCGATTGCGAGATCGTCGATGCCAGCGACCAACTGGTAATGCCCGGCGGTATCGACCCCCACACCCACATGCAGCTGCCGTTTATGGGCACCGTGGCCAGCGAAGACTTCTACACCGGCACCGCCGCGGCCCTGGCAGGCGGCACTACCTCGATTATCGACTTCGTGATTCCCCAGCCCGGGCAATCGCTGCTGGAGGCTTTCGAGACCTGGCAGGGTTGGGCCGAAAAAGCCGCCACCGACTTTGCCTTCCACGTGGCCATCACCTGGTGGGACGACAGCGTACGGGAAGAGATGGGCACGCTGGTGCACGAGCACGGGGTCAACAGCTTCAAGCACTTCATGGCCTACAAAGGCGCCATCATGGCCACCGATGACATTTTGGTGGAAAGCTTTTCGCGCTGCCTGGAGCTGGGCGCGGTGCCTACCGTCCACGCTGAAAACGGCGAGCTTGTGTACCACATGCAGCAGAAGCTGCTCGCCCAGGGTCTGACCGGGCCTGAAGCCCACCCCCTTTCGCGCCCACCCCAGGTAGAAGGCGAGGCTGCCAGCCGCGCCATTCGTATCGCCAGCACTTTGGGCTCACCGATCTATCTGGTACACGTTTCCACCAAGGACGCGGTGGACGAAATCGCCTACGCCCGCGACCAGGGCCACCAGGTTTACGGCGAGTGCTTGGCCGGCCATCTCATGATCGACGACAGCGTTTACCAGGATACCGACTGGGGCCGCGCCGCGGCTCACGTAATGAGCCCGCCCTTCCGCCCCAAAGGCCACCAGGAAGCCCTTTGGCACGGTCTACAGGCCGGCAACCTTCAAACCACCGCCACCGACCACTGCTGCTTCTGCGCCGACCAAAAGGCCGCGGGCAAGGACGATTTCACCAAGATTCCCAACGGCACCGCCGGGGTCGAAGATCGCCTGGCCGTCTTGTGGGATGAAGGCGTCAATACTGGCAAGCTGTCGCCCCAGGAGTTTGTCGCGCTGACCTCCACCAACACCGCCAAGATTTTCAACCTCTACCCGCGTAAAGGCGCGATTCAAGTGGGAGCGGATGCCGATATCGTGGTGTGGGACCCCAACGGCACGCGCACGATCTCCGCCAAGACCCACCACCAGAACGTCGACTTCAATATTTTCGAGGGCAAGAAAGTACGCGGCATTGCCCGCCACACTATCAGCCAGGGCAAGTGGGTATGGCGCGACGGTGACCTGCGCGCCGAGCGCGGCGCAGGCCGCTACCTAGAGCGCCCCGCCTACCCCGGCATGTTTGAGCTGCTGGCCAAGCGCGCCGAGCTCAATGCCCCGGTAGCCGTTAAACGATAA
- a CDS encoding NAD(P)-dependent oxidoreductase, translating to MTSPLNHLPSAKEVGTYDPQTLDTNFSDLHPPLTHRQAMIESQRCLYCFDAPCVEACPSEIDIPSFIRQISENNINGAAETILEANILGGSCARVCPTEILCERSCVRNHDAECQPVLIGLLQRHATDHMQFDGHPFKRAASSGRHIAVVGAGPAGLSCAHRLAMLGHQVTIFEAEQKPGGLNEYGIARYKMTDDFARKEVEFLLEIGGIDIQYGKRLGDNLELATLHQKYDSVFLGLGLGTSRALGLTGEDAPGLMPAVDYIKTLRQTDDLGSLAVAKRCIVIGAGNTAIDMATQMARLGASEVTLVYRRGVEAMSATDHEQEIAKANGVRMVTWAQPDEIVLDDQGRIAGMRFAKTHESGGRLAPTGEIFEIAADAVFKAIGQGFDGKSLSDTAAAELARDGERIHVDAMFRTSLTNVYAGGDCVKPGQDLTVQAVQHGKLAAHAIHQALAAKQEAA from the coding sequence GTGACTAGCCCACTGAATCACCTACCCAGCGCAAAAGAGGTCGGTACCTACGACCCACAAACGCTGGACACCAACTTTAGCGACTTGCATCCACCGCTGACGCATCGCCAGGCGATGATCGAAAGCCAGCGCTGCCTTTACTGCTTCGATGCGCCTTGCGTCGAGGCTTGCCCGTCGGAGATTGATATCCCCAGCTTTATTCGCCAGATCAGCGAAAACAACATCAACGGCGCGGCGGAGACCATTCTGGAAGCCAATATCCTGGGTGGCAGTTGCGCCCGGGTGTGCCCTACCGAAATCCTGTGCGAGCGTAGCTGCGTGCGCAACCACGACGCCGAGTGTCAACCGGTGCTGATCGGTCTGCTGCAGCGCCACGCCACCGACCACATGCAGTTCGATGGCCACCCGTTCAAGCGGGCTGCCAGCAGCGGCCGTCATATCGCCGTGGTGGGTGCCGGGCCCGCCGGACTCTCCTGCGCCCATCGACTGGCGATGCTGGGCCACCAGGTAACGATTTTTGAAGCCGAGCAAAAGCCCGGCGGGCTCAACGAGTACGGAATTGCCCGCTACAAGATGACCGACGACTTCGCCCGCAAGGAAGTCGAGTTTCTGCTCGAAATCGGCGGTATCGACATCCAGTACGGAAAGCGACTGGGCGACAACCTGGAACTTGCCACCCTGCACCAAAAGTACGACAGCGTCTTCCTCGGTCTGGGTCTGGGCACCAGCCGCGCTTTAGGCCTCACCGGGGAAGATGCGCCCGGCCTGATGCCTGCCGTGGACTACATCAAAACCCTGCGCCAAACCGACGACCTGGGCAGCCTGGCCGTGGCCAAGCGCTGCATCGTCATTGGTGCGGGCAATACCGCCATCGATATGGCCACCCAAATGGCCCGCCTGGGGGCCAGCGAGGTAACTCTGGTCTACCGCCGTGGCGTTGAAGCCATGTCCGCCACCGACCACGAGCAGGAGATCGCCAAGGCCAACGGCGTGCGCATGGTCACCTGGGCGCAGCCGGATGAGATCGTGCTGGATGATCAGGGCCGCATCGCCGGTATGCGCTTTGCCAAGACCCACGAGTCAGGCGGCCGCCTGGCTCCGACCGGCGAGATATTTGAGATTGCCGCCGATGCGGTCTTCAAGGCGATTGGTCAAGGCTTCGATGGCAAAAGCCTAAGCGACACCGCCGCCGCCGAGCTTGCCCGGGACGGCGAACGCATTCACGTCGATGCCATGTTCCGCACCTCGCTTACGAATGTTTACGCGGGTGGCGACTGCGTGAAGCCCGGTCAGGATCTTACCGTACAGGCCGTTCAGCACGGCAAACTGGCGGCACACGCCATTCATCAGGCGCTTGCCGCCAAGCAGGAGGCCGCATGA
- a CDS encoding LysR family transcriptional regulator, whose amino-acid sequence MPALGQMSDYEIRLIRIFQTVVECGGFTAAETTLGISRSAISQHMNDLEGRLGFSLCQRGRGGFSLTEEGKEIYQAGLTLLSALETFKSDVNALHQTIKGELNIGITDNLVTLPAMHVTHALARLSAPEHDVTLNIHMEPSDAVIRGVMDGHMHVGVVPAVNLPTSLDTQHLYDEPSYLYCSVGHPLFDKASDRLTLAELAQHPAISPRYPLPAEARQAHDALNLRASASDREGAAFLILTGRFMGFLPEHVAGQWVSAGKMRALNTTSQHYRIPFVLIARRDRRPNRVVDAFLHFINTPQTPTPGI is encoded by the coding sequence ATGCCCGCGCTTGGTCAAATGAGCGACTATGAAATTCGCCTGATTCGTATTTTTCAAACGGTAGTGGAGTGCGGTGGCTTTACGGCGGCCGAGACGACGCTGGGCATCAGCCGGTCGGCAATCAGCCAGCATATGAACGACCTGGAAGGGCGGCTAGGTTTTTCGCTGTGTCAGCGTGGGCGCGGCGGGTTCAGCCTAACCGAAGAAGGCAAAGAGATTTATCAGGCGGGCCTGACGCTGCTTTCCGCGCTTGAAACCTTCAAAAGCGATGTCAACGCGCTGCATCAGACCATCAAGGGCGAGCTGAATATCGGGATTACCGACAACCTGGTGACGCTACCCGCCATGCATGTCACCCATGCACTGGCCAGACTCAGCGCCCCGGAGCACGATGTCACGCTGAACATACACATGGAACCCTCAGACGCAGTGATTCGCGGCGTGATGGATGGCCACATGCACGTCGGGGTGGTGCCAGCGGTCAACCTGCCCACCAGCCTGGATACTCAGCATCTTTACGATGAGCCCTCTTACCTGTACTGCTCGGTAGGACACCCGTTGTTCGATAAGGCCAGTGATCGCCTCACCTTGGCCGAGCTTGCGCAGCATCCCGCCATATCGCCACGCTATCCGCTACCCGCTGAGGCACGCCAAGCCCACGATGCGCTTAACCTGCGCGCCTCGGCGTCTGACCGCGAGGGCGCGGCGTTCTTGATTCTTACCGGGCGCTTTATGGGCTTTCTGCCCGAACACGTCGCCGGCCAATGGGTCTCGGCGGGCAAGATGCGCGCCCTGAACACCACCAGCCAGCACTACCGTATTCCCTTTGTGCTCATTGCCCGTCGCGATCGCCGACCCAATCGTGTCGTTGACGCCTTTTTACACTTCATCAATACGCCACAAACGCCAACACCCGGCATCTAG
- a CDS encoding methyl-accepting chemotaxis protein, which translates to MNRMLSNISIKMSLTLVLVIFSLLIIIIAFLGFRAGEEGGSSLSEVDRAADRMRSVNQLQLSIADAQLFYVNSYVARYEGDTRAARGYLTEAQSMQQAAEEYISQFESSVIQTPLLETLMASFKNLMEQGLMPQEAALVAGDEEQFRNAREAANDLNQQLTEASFAYNDYMAEQNGLMVEDYESDMQLISYIYIAVLLFAALMVLFVRITMVGSIVKPLKEAVAHFQRIAQNDLSGQVKDRGRNEIGKLFSAMQYMQNNLVKTVTEVRDSSGSIHIGAREIASGNADLSSRTEQQAASLQETAASMEQLTTTVKQNADNARHATQLAQDASTTASSGGEVVERVITTMHGISDSSKKVTDIISVIDSIAFQTNILALNASVEAARAGEQGRGFAVVASEVRNLASRSADAAKEIKALIEASSTQVKEGSVLVESAGETMREVVSSVRRVTDIMDEISAASQEQSSGIEQVNQAVSQMDEVTQQNAALVQEASSAASSLEEQAARLESVVSAFRLAEGGSPTQHAPLSSPQQSLQSSPRQQPALVRPTPSKTTKSVEEDWEAF; encoded by the coding sequence ATGAACCGAATGCTTAGTAATATTTCAATTAAAATGAGCTTAACGCTTGTTTTGGTCATTTTCTCACTATTAATAATAATTATTGCGTTTCTCGGTTTTCGAGCAGGCGAAGAGGGTGGTTCGTCGCTTAGTGAGGTTGACCGTGCAGCAGACCGAATGCGGTCAGTTAATCAGTTGCAGCTTTCAATTGCGGACGCACAGCTTTTTTACGTAAATAGCTATGTCGCTAGATACGAAGGAGATACTCGCGCAGCGCGGGGTTACCTAACTGAAGCACAGAGCATGCAGCAGGCAGCTGAGGAATACATTTCGCAATTTGAGTCAAGCGTTATTCAGACGCCCCTTTTGGAAACCTTGATGGCCAGTTTCAAGAACTTGATGGAACAAGGGTTGATGCCACAAGAAGCGGCGTTGGTAGCAGGCGATGAGGAACAGTTTCGCAACGCAAGAGAGGCTGCCAATGATTTAAATCAGCAGTTAACTGAGGCGAGCTTTGCCTACAACGATTACATGGCGGAGCAAAATGGCCTTATGGTTGAAGATTATGAAAGTGATATGCAGCTAATTAGCTATATTTATATCGCCGTGTTGTTATTCGCAGCGCTAATGGTTCTATTTGTTCGAATCACCATGGTTGGCTCAATTGTAAAGCCGCTAAAAGAGGCGGTGGCGCACTTTCAGCGAATTGCTCAAAATGATCTCTCGGGGCAAGTCAAGGACCGTGGCCGCAACGAGATCGGCAAGCTGTTTAGCGCCATGCAGTATATGCAGAATAATTTGGTTAAAACGGTCACTGAGGTGCGCGATAGCAGCGGCTCGATTCATATCGGCGCGCGGGAAATTGCCAGCGGCAACGCTGATCTATCCTCGCGTACCGAGCAGCAGGCGGCATCGCTGCAAGAGACCGCAGCGAGCATGGAACAGCTAACCACAACGGTGAAACAGAATGCCGATAACGCTCGCCATGCGACCCAGCTAGCGCAAGATGCCTCCACCACGGCAAGCAGTGGCGGCGAGGTGGTCGAGCGGGTTATTACCACCATGCATGGCATCTCAGACAGCTCCAAAAAAGTCACGGATATTATCAGCGTTATCGATTCCATCGCCTTTCAGACCAATATCCTGGCGCTCAATGCCTCGGTAGAGGCAGCGCGGGCGGGCGAACAGGGTCGCGGTTTTGCGGTTGTGGCAAGCGAAGTGCGTAACCTGGCCAGCCGCAGTGCCGATGCCGCCAAAGAGATCAAGGCATTGATCGAGGCGTCATCAACTCAGGTGAAAGAAGGCTCGGTATTAGTCGAAAGCGCCGGGGAAACCATGCGCGAGGTGGTGTCGTCGGTGCGCCGCGTCACCGATATCATGGATGAAATATCCGCCGCTTCTCAGGAGCAGAGTTCGGGTATTGAGCAGGTCAACCAGGCGGTTAGCCAGATGGACGAGGTCACCCAGCAGAACGCGGCCTTGGTGCAAGAGGCCTCATCGGCGGCGAGTTCACTGGAAGAGCAGGCGGCACGGCTTGAAAGCGTCGTCTCGGCTTTCCGCTTAGCGGAAGGCGGTAGCCCCACACAACACGCCCCGCTCAGTTCGCCCCAGCAATCCCTTCAGTCATCGCCTCGTCAACAGCCTGCGCTTGTGCGGCCAACGCCAAGCAAAACGACGAAAAGCGTTGAAGAAGATTGGGAAGCCTTTTAA
- a CDS encoding nitrilase-related carbon-nitrogen hydrolase: protein MQKMKIGLIQMGLKTSTDLEPAAIRDAMNEAHLPMIEKAAAQGVQVLCFQEVFNQPYFCPSQDGKWYAAAEQVPEGPTCQMMQKLAAKHRMVIIVPVYEETETGVYYNTAAVFDADGSYLGKYHKTHIPQVAGFWEKFFFKPGKSNWPVFDTAFGKIGVYICYDRHFPEGWRALALNGAEVIFNPSATVAGLSQYLWELEQPASAAANGCFIAAINRVGTEAPWNIGDFYGSSYIVNPRGKIEAQASDTEDELLVHEIDLDMVREVRNNWQFFRDRRPETYTRLTDGE, encoded by the coding sequence ATGCAGAAGATGAAAATCGGCCTGATTCAAATGGGCCTGAAAACCAGCACCGACTTGGAACCTGCGGCGATTCGTGACGCCATGAACGAAGCGCACCTACCGATGATCGAGAAAGCGGCGGCACAGGGCGTGCAGGTGCTCTGCTTTCAGGAAGTGTTTAATCAACCCTACTTTTGCCCCAGCCAAGACGGCAAATGGTACGCCGCCGCCGAGCAGGTGCCAGAAGGCCCTACCTGCCAGATGATGCAGAAACTCGCCGCCAAGCACCGCATGGTCATCATCGTACCCGTGTATGAAGAAACCGAGACCGGCGTTTACTACAACACCGCCGCCGTATTCGATGCCGACGGCAGTTATCTAGGCAAATACCATAAAACCCATATCCCTCAAGTCGCTGGATTTTGGGAGAAATTCTTCTTTAAACCGGGCAAATCCAACTGGCCGGTATTCGATACCGCCTTTGGGAAGATCGGCGTGTATATCTGCTATGACCGTCACTTCCCCGAAGGCTGGCGGGCGCTGGCCCTTAACGGCGCCGAAGTCATCTTCAACCCCTCCGCTACCGTGGCCGGGCTTTCCCAATACCTGTGGGAGCTGGAACAGCCCGCCTCCGCCGCCGCCAACGGCTGCTTTATCGCCGCCATCAACCGCGTCGGCACCGAGGCCCCCTGGAATATCGGCGACTTTTACGGTTCCAGTTACATCGTTAACCCCCGCGGCAAAATCGAAGCCCAGGCCAGCGACACCGAGGACGAACTGCTGGTCCACGAGATCGATTTGGACATGGTGCGCGAGGTACGTAACAACTGGCAGTTCTTCCGCGACCGCCGCCCGGAAACCTACACCCGCCTGACCGACGGCGAGTAA
- a CDS encoding NCS1 family nucleobase:cation symporter-1, with protein sequence MTKTTSQMVDREGLIELDVGDDVRDSSRFNKDIAPTEASERTWSKWNIAALWVGMAICVPTYTLGGVLTAYFGLSVGEALFAILLANVIVLIPLTLNAFPGTKFGIPFPVVLRSSFGIFGSNVPCLVRALVGCGWFGIQTMFGGLAIHLLLSELIPAWAALGGVGEVIGFFVFGAMNLYVVIRGAESIKWLETLAAPLLLAVGIGLMVWAWPHTSMTELLAQPPSRPEGASVYGYFFAGLTAMVGFWATLSLNIPDFSRFAKSQKDQIVGQVIGLPLTMFFFASLGVVMTAASETLVGQTVADPVRLIGYIDSPFWVVLAMLLIIIATISTNTASNIVSPTNDFQNIAPKMINQTRGVLMTGAVGVLLMGYDLLQKAGIIPPGVSLEQMYSNWLLGYSSLLGPIAGIMAVDYFLIKKQRLDVPSLYMDNHVYPAVNIAGFIAFGVPVALTLISLTTGTMYWFYDYGWFTGSALGAIVYYAASQVLSSAPSVGPAPVADKEPAEQLP encoded by the coding sequence ATGACGAAAACAACCTCTCAGATGGTAGACCGAGAAGGGCTGATTGAATTGGATGTGGGCGACGACGTACGCGATAGCTCGCGTTTCAACAAGGACATTGCGCCCACCGAAGCAAGCGAAAGAACCTGGAGTAAGTGGAATATTGCCGCGCTGTGGGTGGGTATGGCGATTTGCGTACCCACCTACACGCTCGGGGGCGTGTTGACCGCCTACTTTGGTTTGAGCGTGGGTGAGGCGTTGTTCGCGATATTACTGGCGAATGTGATCGTCTTGATTCCGCTTACGCTCAACGCTTTTCCGGGCACTAAATTCGGGATTCCTTTTCCCGTTGTGCTGCGCTCCTCGTTCGGGATTTTTGGCTCTAATGTACCGTGTCTGGTACGCGCCCTGGTCGGGTGTGGCTGGTTTGGTATTCAAACCATGTTTGGTGGGCTGGCGATTCATTTGCTGCTCTCGGAATTGATACCGGCGTGGGCGGCGCTCGGCGGCGTCGGTGAAGTCATCGGCTTTTTCGTGTTTGGCGCAATGAATCTTTACGTGGTGATCCGTGGTGCAGAGTCGATCAAGTGGCTGGAAACCCTGGCCGCGCCGTTACTTTTGGCGGTAGGTATCGGTTTGATGGTGTGGGCATGGCCGCACACGTCGATGACCGAGCTGCTGGCTCAACCGCCCTCGCGCCCTGAAGGCGCGTCGGTATACGGCTATTTCTTTGCCGGCTTAACCGCCATGGTGGGCTTTTGGGCCACGCTGTCGCTGAATATTCCCGACTTCAGTCGCTTTGCCAAAAGCCAGAAAGATCAAATTGTCGGCCAGGTAATTGGCCTACCGCTGACCATGTTTTTCTTTGCCTCACTGGGCGTGGTGATGACCGCGGCCTCCGAGACGCTTGTCGGTCAAACCGTGGCCGACCCCGTGCGGCTTATCGGCTATATCGATAGCCCGTTCTGGGTCGTGCTGGCGATGCTGCTGATTATTATTGCCACGATCTCTACCAACACGGCTTCCAACATTGTTTCGCCGACCAATGATTTCCAGAATATTGCGCCAAAAATGATTAATCAGACCCGTGGCGTACTGATGACCGGTGCGGTGGGTGTGCTGCTGATGGGCTACGATCTGTTGCAAAAAGCGGGCATCATTCCGCCAGGGGTATCGCTTGAACAGATGTACTCCAACTGGTTGCTGGGTTATTCAAGCCTGCTTGGCCCGATCGCTGGCATCATGGCCGTGGATTACTTTCTGATTAAAAAGCAGCGCCTGGACGTGCCCAGCCTGTATATGGACAACCATGTTTATCCTGCGGTGAACATTGCCGGTTTTATCGCCTTTGGCGTGCCTGTGGCACTGACGCTGATTTCGCTGACCACCGGCACGATGTACTGGTTCTATGACTACGGCTGGTTTACCGGCTCGGCGCTTGGCGCGATCGTTTACTATGCTGCAAGCCAGGTGCTTTCCTCTGCACCGTCGGTAGGGCCAGCGCCGGTGGCCGACAAAGAGCCGGCCGAGCAACTCCCTTAG